GTTGAGCGTCGCGATAGCTGTCACGTTGACGACGGAATCGCGTGGAAGTCCGGCCGCGCTCGCGGCGAGAAAAACATTGCCGTCCCGCTCACCGTTCCTCTTGCGGACCGCCA
The Rathayibacter sp. SW19 DNA segment above includes these coding regions:
- a CDS encoding type II toxin-antitoxin system PemK/MazF family toxin is translated as MAVRKRNGERDGNVFLAASAAGLPRDSVVNVTAIATLNRADLADYVGQVPDVLLEEVHRGARRVVEL